AAGTTCGCCAAGGACCTGCAGGACTTCGGCAAGGAAAAAAAGGACGACAAAAAGGCGTCGGAAAAAAAAGACGCCGAGGTCGCCGAGGACGATTCGCCGAAGGAGTCGGAGGGCAAGAAGTCCGGTCCGAAGCGTAAAACCAAGCGTCGTCGTTAAGACGGCGGTCACGCCAACCTGACGCGCGTCGTGTTTTCGGCGCGCGTTTGTCGTATAATCGAGCTTGATCGGAGAACGGATTGAGCGCGCGAACCTCGCGAATTCTGGTCGGAATCGGATTCGCCGCCTGCGCGGTGATGATCGCGCTCGTCGCCGTGGCGGTCGCGCACCCCGAACTGTTTGCGCGTTCGAATTCCGCCCCCAAAGAGGCGGAAACCGCCGTCGTCGTCGCCGAACGTCCGCCGGAAACGCTGATCGACGCCCCGGTCGAGCCGACCGACGAAGCGCCGCCGCCTACCCCGACCCCCGGCAGCCTCAAAACGCGATACCCGTATCTCTTCGCGTCCGAGACCCCCGAACCCAAGCAGAAACGCAATCGCGTGCGGCAGGAGATCGAGGATTCACCGGTGGACGCGGCGTTCACGATCATCGTGGAGAATCCAAACGTGCCGCTCGATCGGCGCAAGTGCGCGCGCACTCAGCAGGCGGGGCCATGCCCGCCGGCGGAAAAACCCCGTATGCCGCTTCCGGTTTCGCGGAGCGTGTCATTGCCGACGACGAACACCGCGAGCCTGCCGACGACGGACACGAGCGTAATGACGCACACCGAGGTCACCGTGATCTCGCCGACGGCCAACGTGCCGTTTCCCGTCGATAACGGGACGGCGAGCGACGGTTCCGACGACGGTAAGTCCTGCGACTGATCGCGCCTCAGCGCGGTTTTTCGGTCACCACGCCGCCGTGGATGGCGAATCCAAAGAACATGATGTTGTTGAGGATCTTGTTCTGTACCCCGGGTGGCGATTCGCCTTCGTAGGGATCCACGCTGATGACGTAGTCCACGAATCCCGACAGCCCGACGTAGAAATTTCCCGCCGGCAGAAAGAATGTCCCGAATTCGATGCCGGGCGCGATCGTGACGCCGGGGTCGTACTCGGCAAAATCCGACGCGCCCGAAATGTCGGAGTAATATACGCCGAGGCGGAAATGCCCGAAGGGATGCGTCGGCGCTTCACCGACAAACGGGCTGGGTGTCCAGTACAGGTCGTAGAAGTCCATGAACCCGAGGCGCAGTAGACCGCCGACCTCGTCGTACTCGATGTTCGCCTTTTCGTAGTAAATCCCCGGCGTCGCGATCTCGCCCGTGTAGTGGCGATAGAAGGCCGAGCCCGCCAGCACGATGTTGTTGTTGAAGATTTTCGTGATGGTGAAACCCGGAGCGGGGCCGAAGCGCGCCTGCCCCATCTTGGCGTAGGTCTGCCACTCGCGCCCGTCGTGGACGGACCACTGCGCTTCGGTCGTCCCCATCAGCAGGAACTCGATCTCCGGTCCGAATCCCACCGAACCCGCATTCGCACGCGTCGCCGAGACCGTCGATGCGGCGAGAACGGCCACGAGCGGAACAAAATGTCGAAATCGGGGCGCAGCAAAGAAGCCCAAGGGAGCTCTCCGTTTCCCGGCTTTTCGCCGGTCCTGGGATGACGAACTTCATTGACGCAATCACGGCCCTGTTGCAAGGTCGGGCTCTTTTTTCGGCGGGAAACGATCCGAATGGGGTATCAGGACGCACGATTCGCGCACCGGGCCGACCTGGGCGGCCACGGCTTTGCCGACCTGCTCAAGTGGCGGCTCGGCATGGAGCCCGGCGACGACCATGCGTCGCGCCCGCGGTGGGAGTCCATCCCCGTCGCGTACGACACGCTCGCAGTCGTTCGTGCGAACCCGTCGCGCGCGATGGTGACGTGGTTCGGCCACGCGAGCGCGCTCATCCGGCTCGAAGGCGTCAACATCCTCGTGGACCCGGTCGAGGGTTCCATTCCGTTCGTTCGGCGCGAGTCGCCCGACGCGCGCATCCTCGACGCCGTTCCGCGGCCCGCGGCGGTTCTCATCACGCACAACCACTTCGACCACATGGACGCGACGACGCTGGAGAGGTTCGAGCGCGGCACGCCGATGATTGTCCCGCTCGGCATGGGCGAGTGGTTCACGAAACGCGGCTTCCGCTCGGTGAAAGAGATGGACTGGTGGGAGTCGGTCGAGGTGGCGGGGCTCGATGTGAAGTATCTGCCCGCGCGGCACTGGTCGAAACGCACGCTATTCGACACGCTCGAAACGCTGTGGGGCGGTTACATCGTTCGTTCGAAGACGCACGCGGTGTATCACGCGGGCGACTCCGGGTATTTCGGCGGCTTCGCCGAGATCGGCAAGCGCTTTGACCGGATCGACGTAACGCTCATGCCGATTGGGGCTTATTCGCCGCGCTGGTTCATGCAGGCCGCGCACATGGACCCCGCGGAGGCGATCAAGGCGACGCTCGACGTGAAGGCCGCCGCGCTCATCCCCATCCACTACGGAAGCTTTCGACTCTCCGACGAGCCGATGACCGAGCCGCCCGCCATGATGGAAGTCGCCGCGCGCGAGGCGGGATTCGACCGGACGCGCCTGCTGCCCATCGGCGGCACGCTGTTTCTGGATTAAAGCTCGGAGACCTCGTCCAGCCACGCGCGCAGCCGCCGCCCGTACTCGGCGCGCGCGGTCATCGACACGTCGTTGTGCCCCGCGCCCTCGACCCACCACGCCTGTTTGGGCGGCCCCGCTTTCTCGAAGAGCGCCTTTCCCTCGGCGATCGGGATCAATTCGTCGTGCGTGCCATGGATGACGAAGATCGGCGAGTGGATCGAGGAGATCTTCGAGACGGAGTCGTACACCTCGGTCTGGAACATCGAACCCGTCGGCAGCATCGGCAGCAGCAACCGCGCGACGGACGGGATGGACGTGAACGTCGATTCGAGCACAACGCCGCGCAGGTCGAGTCCGATGGCAACTTCGGTGGCCACGCCGCCGCCCAGCGACTTGCCGAAGATCACGATGTCCTTTTCCGCGATGCTCTCCTTGAAGAGCAGGAAATCGAGCGCGGCCCGGCCCGCCGCGTAGTTCGCGACCTCGCTCGGCGCGCCGGTGCTCTTGCCGTAACCGGGATAGTCGATCAGCAGCATCCCACAGTCCATCGGCGCGAGTTCTTCGCGCACCATCGCCCACTCGAAGACCGTCTGCGCGTTGCCGTGCAAAAACAGAATCGTCGGCCGACCCTCCAGCGCGGGCCAGTACAGGCCGTGAACCGTGTCGCCGCTATCGGCCTTGATGCGCACCTCGCGCGCGCCCGCGACGTAATACGGGATGGGCGCGTCGTCCGCGACCTTCGTGGGGTAGTACAGAAACCGGCGACCGAGGCTTTCGATCATGGATGCATCCGTGTTTTGGGGGCGCTCCGGCTCGGAAACGCGTGACGACGGCCACCACGAAACCAGCGCGGCGACGACCATCGCCAAACCCGCGATCCAGATCCGTGGCGCACCGGCTTTCACATCCGGCGTATTGAACGCGAGCGTTCAAGCGGGGTCAATGCCGCGTTGGACGAGAGACGAAGTGGCGAGATCAGCGGTCGTCGTTTAACATCGCGGCATGTCGGGAGTCGACTCGATCAGCTCAACTGTGAATGACTTCGGCCTCGCGCTGACGGGTGCGGCGCTGCGCCACGGGTTCGATCTCGCGGGCGTGCTCGATCTCGACGCGGCGATGCCCGCACTCGCGGAGCACTCCGGGCGATTTGGCGAATGGATCGACGCGGGGCGCCACGGCGAGATGGAGTATCTGCCTCGGGGCGCGGCGAGACGGGCCGATCCGCGCGCGCTCCGGCCCGAGGCGCGGGGAGTGCTGTGCGTCGCGATGGCGTACGGGCCTGTCGCGGAACCGCTTTCGGGCGACGACGCGCGCTATGCACGGTATCTGCGCGGGCGCGACTATCACCGCGTGCTGCCCGAACGGCTGGAGGCGGCGCTCGGCGAGGTCCGCGCCGGGCATGATTTCACGT
Above is a window of Deltaproteobacteria bacterium DNA encoding:
- a CDS encoding MBL fold metallo-hydrolase, translated to MGYQDARFAHRADLGGHGFADLLKWRLGMEPGDDHASRPRWESIPVAYDTLAVVRANPSRAMVTWFGHASALIRLEGVNILVDPVEGSIPFVRRESPDARILDAVPRPAAVLITHNHFDHMDATTLERFERGTPMIVPLGMGEWFTKRGFRSVKEMDWWESVEVAGLDVKYLPARHWSKRTLFDTLETLWGGYIVRSKTHAVYHAGDSGYFGGFAEIGKRFDRIDVTLMPIGAYSPRWFMQAAHMDPAEAIKATLDVKAAALIPIHYGSFRLSDEPMTEPPAMMEVAAREAGFDRTRLLPIGGTLFLD
- a CDS encoding alpha/beta hydrolase, with product MIESLGRRFLYYPTKVADDAPIPYYVAGAREVRIKADSGDTVHGLYWPALEGRPTILFLHGNAQTVFEWAMVREELAPMDCGMLLIDYPGYGKSTGAPSEVANYAAGRAALDFLLFKESIAEKDIVIFGKSLGGGVATEVAIGLDLRGVVLESTFTSIPSVARLLLPMLPTGSMFQTEVYDSVSKISSIHSPIFVIHGTHDELIPIAEGKALFEKAGPPKQAWWVEGAGHNDVSMTARAEYGRRLRAWLDEVSEL